From the Saccharomycodes ludwigii strain NBRC 1722 chromosome I, whole genome shotgun sequence genome, one window contains:
- the KEL3 gene encoding Kel3p (similar to Saccharomyces cerevisiae YPL263C | KEL3 | KELch), with translation MAKKTKKDKEAKKARAEAKSKKNSIKADAKNKKLAKKLGDVEENDLDIEEVLATFKKEQEQFEQVTTVPIQKPSKRISPCIFSNPLHGKSELLIFGGETTVGGNTVFYNELLSYNPTNDQWKKTTSQNSPMPRSSAAVATHQSGIALIHGGEFSSPKQNTFYHYSDTWLLDCSTKEWTKIEQKNGPSARSGHRMTSWKNYIILHGGFRDLGTSTTYLNDLWLFDITTYKWKQVVFPPNHLVPDARSGHSLIPAQDGVILWGGYCKVKARKGLQKGKILTDCWFLKMKSDPSAIRWERRKKQGFQPSARVGCSMSYHKGRGILFGGVYDFEETEETLESIFFNDLFSYQIETNRWYNLSLRPQRKKNKLLVKNNNKNRDDELEELLNSILEKANLNDKASGDSNDTADDDAARNEIENELQKLENNDDACGSCEEAENKKEYEVSGKLPHARFNAATAVVDDTFFIFGGVWEYGEKDYSIDSFYSIDLNKLDGVKIFWEDLEEVTRAEDLGDLDSDDDEEEDDDEEEEDDDDEEETKNEKLIAEDEEEEEEYGVDAEEEPEIPDPRPWLPHPKPFETLRAFYLRTGADFLTWAISNKRDARGKHLKKHSFDLCQDRWWERREQVRIEEDKLEELGGIGEVIEKDTSKNVKRR, from the coding sequence ATGGCTAAAAAGACGAAAAAGGATAAGGAGGCTAAGAAGGCTCGTGCCGAAGCTAAAAGTAAGAAAAACTCAATAAAAGCAGatgcaaaaaataaaaaattggctAAAAAGTTAGGCGATGTTGAAGAGAATGATTTGGATATTGAGGAAGTATTAGCTACTTTTAAGAAGGAACAAGAGCAATTCGAACAAGTCACTACCGTACCAATTCAAAAGCCATCCAAAAGAATAAGCCCATGTATATTCAGTAATCCACTACATGGTAAGTCTGAACTTTTGATTTTTGGTGGAGAAACTACGGTCGGTGGCAACACAGTTTTTTATAATGAGTTGCTAAGCTATAATCCTACCAATGATCAATGGAAAAAAACTACATCTCAAAACTCACCAATGCCAAGATCTTCAGCGGCTGTAGCTACACATCAAAGTGGGATTGCTTTGATCCATGGTGGCGAATTCTCTTCTCCCAAACAGAATactttttatcattactCAGATACATGGTTGTTGGATTGTTCAACTAAAGAATGGACCAAAATAGAACAGAAAAACGGACCCAGCGCTCGTTCAGGTCATAGAATGACTAGttggaaaaattacatAATTTTGCATGGTGGGTTCAGAGATCTGGGTACTTCAACAACGTATTTGAATGATTTATGGTTATTTGATATTACTACATACAAATGGAAGCAGGTTGTATTTCCGCCAAATCATTTGGTTCCAGACGCTAGGTCTGGGCATTCTTTGATTCCAGCACAAGATGGTGTCATTTTATGGGGTGGTTATTGTAAAGTTAAAGCTCGTAAAGGTTTACAAAAGGGTAAAATTTTGACTGACTGCTggtttttgaaaatgaaatcaGATCCATCTGCTATTAGATGggaaagaaggaaaaaacaaGGATTTCAACCTTCTGCCAGGGTCGGTTGCTCAATGTCTTACCATAAGGGCAGGGGCATTTTATTTGGTGGTGTGTATGATTTTGAGGAAACTGAGGAGACATTAGagtctattttttttaatgatctATTTTCCTATCAAATTGAAACTAATAGATGGTACAATTTGTCACTAAGACcacaaagaaagaaaaataaattgcttgtgaaaaataataataaaaatagagatGACGAATTAGAAGAATTACTAAATAGTATTTTAGAGAAGGCAAATTTGAATGATAAAGCTAGCGGAGATTCAAATGATACTGCTGATGATGATGCTGCTAGAaatgaaattgaaaatgagctacaaaaattagaaaataatgacGATGCTTGTGGTTCTTGTGAAGAAgctgaaaataaaaaggaatacGAAGTTTCTGGGAAATTACCACACGCAAGATTTAATGCAGCAACGGCCGTGGTTGATGAcaccttttttatttttggtggTGTATGGGAATATGGTGAAAAAGATTACAGTATTGACTCTTTCTATAGCATcgatttaaataaattggatggtgttaaaattttttgggAGGATCTAGAAGAAGTTACCAGAGCCGAAGACTTGGGTGACTTAGATAGTGATGATGACGAGgaggaagatgatgatgaagaagaggaagatgatgatgacgaagaggaaactaaaaatgaaaaacttATTGCAGAAGAcgaagaggaagaggaagaataTGGTGTTGATGCTGAAGAAGAGCCTGAAATTCCAGATCCGCGACCATGGCTGCCACATCCAAAACCATTTGAAACATTACGTGCCTTTTATTTGCGTACTGGTGCTGATTTCTTGACTTGGGctatttcaaataaaaggGATGCTAGAGGTAAACATTTAAAGAAGCATTCGTTTGATTTATGCCAAGACCGTTGGTGGGAAAGACGTGAACAAGTTCGTATTGAAGAAGATAAATTAGAAGAATTGGGTGGTATTGGTGaagttattgaaaaagacACATCAAAGAATGTCAAAAGAAGATGA
- a CDS encoding uncharacterized protein (similar to Saccharomyces cerevisiae YCL074W | retrotransposon pseudogene), with protein sequence MNHSIDRLDQLFAQQVMSPEAIPEVLYKLKGNSNYKKWCDEFTYMLTAFNPYIVSFLQTGLLNIPDINNADTFVTTRMLTTASRIADMAIRKSLDENTLDTYTAATNAFRGTNYYLRTKAGWDSLNEMYSSGTLRSYYDAMSKKPTPYTLTSSISTCTEVINHLVELDDLRMTNSVLYQSALFLDYCPAIADMVIDKYGDSTDVTVNQIKLYLTNKSATRKNKDNAINPLSSAFLSQSSTLNTSQKIQNGDAFTKVSAKNQRYNRETKYRCKLCDKDHKTINCPDIEKCREILQKTKSSAFFSNGNSKSRKCDNFVKSEPIWCLDSGCSAHMTDNRSCFTELLPCNTTVNGIGGKRLTAEGIGTVNINGTVFRDVLYVPDLQNNLISVRKIRSEGYDIVFKKDGTVWLHGKDVLRQVGIETKGGIYSWCGDSFAFCSLAADNLSFGPVSQKIAASSSSAPIWHAKLGHPSVKYYNAAARIFGKPILNSEKYSKCPTCQLSKGIHDKSTSSTTTYKQPLSVIMVDICGGFRYKEQTEARYFLTIVDAFSRYITVISLKRKSDATSSLITWITQIENFFAANGYNYRLGTIRSDHGGEFDNNNFHEYLQKKGVKHEFTVSHSSYQNGIAERTHRTIEERMRALMIGGKVPPYLWTEALQTSVYIINRTPRPFNNNKIPYCIWFNKSPKSINIEHLHVFGCAAYVTLPESNRDGKLMPNSILGVFVGYDSSHKAYRIYHIDSAKIFVAANRDIVFDDTMFPFAYSSDSSKAYNFADSKVTGPPKYPSIGSTQTNSSINPSMASKGTYLPPMTSMINNINTSSLSSDSDGDIILPDDKKTFDSLQNNKIANTTNSDLVPLATNSIIHRMPDDSPMPYIGHQPVESTQTGLDTILPPRQSCIAANPIKQLSVLPTNYETGEHTSKEKLASLDSLVPFSNSSSLPATESSESIPSPDFSKLLPDSQKLLTTSVQPLEVGEATAPFLGSSSVAPFFIPHGGNTPLTSQLLDLALPSTSISSSPSTSENSSSTVPSLNELPLLPASTGTTDSLVHTSPDVFDQTETNATEGYSSTAIKRSHTAAFPEHSNIALSAMAYFGTHDDKIPQNFSAALKGPNGKKWKSACQQELNSLVENHTFDLVSPPSDTKTIGSRWVFTIKDSGLYKARLVAQGFTQRAGIDYNETFAPVIRYSSVRLFLAVAASRGFLIHQMDVTTAFLNAPIDTPIYVRPPVGYPHAPGMVWKLNKSLYGLKQAPLLWNQTIAGKLAHIGFTKHPSEHGLFVCCNNSDETFVALYVDDLLIAGSSSANVSKVKHYLSECFQMKDLGPASKFLGMNITQSPQGISVSLSDYISKLLVEFGPPFKPIHTPLDKHADLFSSIEPPTSDITRFQSMVGKLLFASNTVRYDIAFAASFLSRFLKSPTNVHLKAARRVVDYLITTKDFSLTYKKGIPSHLTVYSDASYADDKTDMHSTCGYITVYSGAPITWSSKKIKVMCLSSTDAEYISMSEACKEAYWLTDIFNGLNIEIPSIDLMADNTSAIALAKHPTQHNRTKHINVKYHHIREAVETKKVNIQFLKTTEQPADMMTKPLSRALHERCRDTFITT encoded by the coding sequence ATGAATCATTCTATTGATCGGTTAGATCAGCTATTCGCTCAACAGGTTATGAGCCCTGAGGCAATACCCGAAGTACTCtacaaattaaaaggaAATTCCAACTATAAAAAATGGTGTGACGAATTTACTTATATGTTAACAGCCTTTAACCCATATATTGTGAGTTTCTTGCAAACTGGTCTATTAAACATACCAGACATTAATAATGCTGATACATTTGTTACCACTAGAATGCTTACCACGGCTAGTCGAATTGCAGACATGGCCATCAGAAAATCTCTCGATGAAAATACATTAGATACATATACAGCTGCCACAAATGCTTTTCGGGGCacaaattattatctaaGAACCAAGGCCGGCTGGGATAGCTTGAATGAGATGTATTCCTCCGGTACTTTGAGATCCTACTATGATGCCATGAGCAAGAAGCCTACACCTTATACCTTAACTTCTTCCATTTCGACATGTACTGAAGTTATAAATCATCTAGTCGAATTAGATGACTTGAGAATGACAAACTCAGTTTTATACCAAAGTGccttatttttagattATTGTCCAGCAATTGCTGATATGGTGATTGATAAGTATGGTGATTCCACAGATGTCACTGTTAATCAGATTAAATTGTATTTGACTAATAAGTCAGCAACAAGAAAGAATAAAGACAATGCCATAAATCCATTATCTTCTGCTTTTCTTTCTCAATCTTCAACCCTCAATACATCACAGAAAATCCAAAATGGTGATGCTTTTACTAAGGTCTCAGCCAAAAATCAAAGATATAACAGAGAAACAAAGTATAGGTGCAAGTTATGCGACAAAGATCATAAAACTATCAATTGTCCCGATATTGAGAAATGTAGAgaaatattacaaaaaacCAAAAGTAGCGCATTCTTCTCAAACGGAAATTCTAAATCCCGAAAATGTGATAATTTTGTCAAATCTGAACCTATTTGGTGTTTAGATAGTGGATGTTCAGCACATATGACTGATAATAGGAGTTGTTTTACAGAACTACTACCATGTAACACAACAGTTAATGGTATTGGTGGAAAGAGATTAACGGCAGAAGGAATAGGAACTGTTAATATAAATGGAACTGTCTTCAGGGATGTTTTATATGTACCTGATCTTCAGAACAATCTAATTTCTGTTAGGAAAATTAGGAGTGAAGGTTATGACATTGTATTCAAGAAAGACGGTACCGTCTGGCTACATGGAAAAGATGTGTTACGTCAGGTTGGTATTGAAACTAAGGGCGGTATTTATTCTTGGTGTGGTGATTCCTTTGCTTTCTGCTCTCTTGCTGCGGACAACCTATCGTTTGGCCCAGTCTCACAAAAGATTGCAGCTTCCTCATCAAGTGCACCAATCTGGCATGCTAAATTAGGACACCCCAGtgttaaatattataatgcCGCTGCCCGGATATTTGGAAAACCAATTTTGAACTCTGAGAAGTATTCTAAATGCCCAACCTGTCAATTGTCAAAAGGTATCCATGACAAGTCGACATCTTCAACCACTACGTATAAACAACCACTGTCTGTCATCATGGTTGATATCTGTGGTGGCTTTCGATATAAAGAACAAACTGAAGCTAGATATTTTCTAACAATAGTTGATGCTTTCTCCCGATATATAACTGTTATATCCTTAAAGCGCAAATCTGATGCCACATCCTCATTGATTACATGGATAACCCAAATTGAGAATTTCTTTGCTGCAAATGGTTACAATTATCGACTTGGTACTATTAGATCTGATCATGGTGGTGAATTtgacaacaataattttcATGAATATCTTCAAAAGAAAGGGGTGAAACATGAATTCACCGTATCACATTCCAGTTATCAAAATGGAATTGCTGAGCGTACACATCGTACTATCGAAGAACGAATGAGAGCATTGATGATTGGAGGAAAGGTACCACCCTATTTGTGGACAGAGGCACTACAAACTTCTGTCTATATTATCAACAGGACACCTCGTCCatttaacaataacaaaataccATACTGTATCTGGTTTAATAAATCTCCCAAATCTATTAATATAGAACATCTACATGTATTTGGATGTGCTGCGTATGTTACATTACCAGAGTCTAATCGTGATGGAAAATTGATGCCAAACTCTATCCTTGGTGTTTTTGTTGGTTATGATAGCTCTCACAAAGCCTATAGGATTTATCATATTGATAGTGCTAAGATTTTTGTTGCAGCTAATAGagatattgtttttgatgaTACTATGTTTCCATTTGCCTACTCATCTGACTCGTCAAAAGCCTATAATTTTGCTGATTCAAAAGTTACAGGACCCCCTAAGTATCCATCTATTGGATCAACCCAAACTAATTCATCTATTAATCCTAGTATGGCTAGTAAAGGAACTTACCTACCACCAATGACATCTATGATAAACAATATCAATACCTCATCTTTATCGTCTGACTCAGACGGGGATATAATTCTACCAGATGATAAAAAGACCTTTGACTCATTACAGAATAACAAAATTGCTAATACAACCAATTCTGACTTAGTTCCCTTAGCAACAAACTCAATTATTCATCGAATGCCTGATGATTCCCCAATGCCGTACATCGGACATCAGCCTGTTGAAAGTACTCAAACTGGGTTAGATACCATTCTCCCTCCTAGGCAATCATGTATTGCTGCAAATCCTATCAAACAATTATCAGTTCTCCCAACCAATTATGAAACTGGTGAACATACctctaaagaaaaattagcTTCCTTGGACAGCCTTGTTCCCTTCTCAAACAGTTCATCCTTGCCTGCTACAGAATCATCTGAATCCATTCCTTCTCctgatttttcaaaactatTACCAGACTCGCAGAAATTACTAACCACTTCAGTTCAACCACTTGAAGTTGGTGAAGCAACAGCTCCTTTCCTTGGATCGTCATCAGTGGCTCCCTTTTTCATTCCCCATGGTGGGAATACACCACTTACCTCTCAGCTTTTGGATCTTGCTTTACCATCTACTTCTATATCTTCCTCACCATCAACATCAGAAAATTCCTCTTCGACTGTACCATCACTAAATgaattaccattattaccaGCTTCAACTGGAACAACAGATTCCTTAGTCCATACATCGCCTGACGTTTTTGATCAGACTGAAACCAACGCTACTGAGGGTTATTCATCCACTGCTATTAAACGTTCCCATACAGCAGCATTTCCTGAGCACTCTAATATTGCTTTATCTGCTATGGCCTATTTTGGAACCCATGATGATAAAATACCACAAAACTTTAGTGCTGCATTAAAAGGTCCAAATGgtaaaaaatggaaaagtGCGTGTCAACAGGAATTAAATTCGCTTGTTGAAAATCACACGTTTGATTTGGTTTCTCCTCCATCCGACACTAAAACTATAGGTTCTCGTTGGGTCTTTACCATTAAGGATTCAGGGTTGTACAAAGCCCGTTTAGTTGCCCAAGGTTTTACACAGCGTGCTGGTATTGATTACAATGAAACATTTGCTCCTGTTATTCGTTATAGCAGCGTTCGTTTGTTTCTTGCTGTTGCTGCGTCTCGTGGTTTCCTAATCCACCAAATGGATGTAACCACGGCATTTCTAAATGCACCTATTGATACACCCATATATGTCCGTCCTCCTGTTGGTTATCCACATGCTCCTGGCATGGTGTggaaattgaataaaagcTTATATGGTTTGAAACAAGCGCCTCTTCTTTGGAACCAAACTATAGCTGGAAAATTAGCCCATATAGGCTTTACAAAACATCCATCTGAGCATGggttgtttgtttgttgcAATAACTCCGATGAAACTTTTGTTGCACTCTATGTTGATGATTTATTGATTGCCGGTAGCTCTTCTGCTAATGTTTCTAAAGTCAAGCATTACTTGTCCGAGTGTTTCCAGATGAAAGATCTTGGACCTGCTTCAAAATTTCTTGGTATGAACATAACGCAATCTCCACAAGGAATTTCGGTCTCTCTATCCgattatatttcaaaattgcTTGTTGAATTTGGACCTCCATTTAAACCCATTCATACTCCACTAGATAAACATGccgatttattttcttcaattgaACCTCCAACTTCCGATATCACTAGATTTCAAAGCATGGTGGGAAAACTGCTATTTGCTTCGAATACTGTGAGATATGATATTGCTTTTGCTGCTTCATTTTTATCTCGGTTTCTCAAATCGCCTACAAATGTGCATCTGAAAGCTGCTAGAAGAGTTGTTGACTATCTAATTACTACTAAAGATTTTAGTCTCACTTATAAAAAAGGTATTCCGTCTCATCTTACTGTCTACAGTGATGCATCCTATGCCGATGATAAGACGGATATGCATTCTACCTGTGGATACATCACAGTTTACAGTGGTGCACCCATTACGTGGAGTTCcaagaaaattaaagtaATGTGCTTATCTTCTACTGATGCAGAATATATATCCATGAGTGAAGCGTGTAAAGAAGCATATTGGTTAACTGACATATTTAATGGCCTGAACATTGAAATACCATCTATTGATTTGATGGCTGATAACACATCTGCAATTGCACTTGCTAAACATCCAACACAACACAACCGTACAAAACACATTAACGTAAAATATCACCACATAAGAGAAGCCGTTGAAACCAAAAAGGTAAacattcaatttttaaaaacaacagaACAACCAGCTGATATGATGACCAAACCTCTCTCAAGAGCTTTACACGAAAGATGCCGTGACACCTTTATTACTACTTAA
- the HAT2 gene encoding Hat2p (similar to Saccharomyces cerevisiae YEL056W | HAT2 | Histone AcetylTransferase): MKIELLHLNTNYHAMSEELAQPTTIEDEYELWKSNVSLMYDFLSETRLLWPTLTVEWLPSLETENIRQEFIIGTLTTGAEKNFLKIAAIDLPEEVIKDECNNDNEKDDDTEAGSTHSKIKIVKKFAHEEEVNRARYMPQNTDLIATINGSGTVFLYDKSKNKQEALVSKFVAHTENGYGLSFNPNIKNQLLSCSDDKTVALWDITNNKAPLHFIEPHVDMVNDCKWSNFNEALFGSVSEDKHLYLYDTRCTKKNMIIGDIQAESSFNTLSFSKHSHNLFAAAGTDSLVYLYDMRNLSKPLHAMEGHTDSVSTLDFSPHRDGIILSSGADRRVITWDITQFGAELPPEDAEDGVPELLMMHGGHRSSVNDFSINPNIPWLVASAEEENILHIWKVSKRLTTTEFTAKYDIKSLE, from the coding sequence ATGAAAATAGAACTGCTACATCTGAATACCAACTACCACGCAATGTCTGAAGAATTGGCTCAGCCTACAACTATTGAAGATGAATATGAATTATGGAAGTCAAACGTTTCCTTAATGTACGATTTCTTAAGTGAAACCCGTTTATTGTGGCCAACATTAACAGTCGAGTGGCTTCCATCATTAGAAACTGAGAACATAAGGCAAGAATTTATCATTGGCACATTGACGACAGGtgctgaaaaaaattttttaaagattgCAGCCATAGATTTACCGGAAGAAGTAATTAAGGACGAGTGtaacaatgataatgaaaagGATGACGATACCGAAGCTGGTAGCACACActctaaaattaaaattgttaaaaaatttgcaCATGAAGAGGAGGTTAATAGAGCTAGATATATGCCCCAGAACACAGATTTGATTGCAACGATTAATGGTTCAGGTACAGTATTCTTATATgataaatctaaaaataaacaagaaGCTTTGGTATCTAAGTTTGTTGCACATACTGAAAACGGGTACGGTTTATCATTTAAtccaaatattaaaaatcaGCTATTATCATGTTCAGACGATAAAACTGTCGCGTTATGGGAcataactaataataaagcgCCTTTGCATTTTATTGAGCCCCATGTAGATATGGTTAACGACTGTAAATGGAGCAATTTCAATGAAGCCTTGTTTGGTTCCGTATCTGAAGATAAAcatttgtatttatatgaTACAAGATgcactaaaaaaaatatgataataGGGGATATTCAAGCCGAGTCTTCGTTCAACACTTTATCATTTAGTAAGCATTCGCACAATTTATTTGCCGCTGCAGGTACTGATTCATTGgtatatttatatgatATGAGAAACCTATCTAAGCCGTTACATGCAATGGAGGGACACACTGACTCTGTATCAACGCTAGACTTTTCGCCACATAGAGACGGTATTATATTATCCAGTGGTGCTGATAGAAGAGTTATAACATGGGATATAACCCAGTTTGGTGCCGAATTACCTCCAGAAGATGCTGAAGATGGTGTTCCTGAGTTATTAATGATGCATGGTGGTCATAGAAGCAGTGTCAATGACTTTTCTATAAATCCAAATATTCCTTGGTTGGTGGCTAGTgctgaagaagaaaatattttacatATTTGGAAAGTTTCTAAAAGGCTAACTACAACTGAATTCACCGCTAAGTATGATATCAAGTCATTGGAATAG